Proteins co-encoded in one Campylobacter ornithocola genomic window:
- the mnmA gene encoding tRNA 2-thiouridine(34) synthase MnmA, translating into MKILVAMSGGVDSTVTAYKLKQAGHEIIGCYMKLHGKPNYHEENIQKVEKVAKFLDIKYHILDLQEDFKNQVYMPFVNTYKEGKTPNPCALCNRFIKLGKLLEFAKSLGCEKLATGHYARIENGLIKTAVDESKDQSYFLANADKEALEYLIFPLGEMKKEDVKKFALTIDVLKSFAIQKESSEICFVEDTYVQVLDQFMDTKIPGVVRDSSGKEVGKHEGYMHYTIGKRRGFEVRGAHEPHFVLKIDPKKNEIIVGKKEELKISEFKLDNINLFIDAKELDCEVKIRYRSRSTPCKVLINEDKSAKIILQEPVYGLASGQMAVFYDKDLVLASGFIN; encoded by the coding sequence ATGAAAATTCTTGTTGCAATGAGTGGGGGTGTGGATAGTACTGTAACTGCTTATAAGTTAAAACAAGCAGGACATGAGATCATAGGCTGTTATATGAAGCTTCATGGAAAGCCTAATTATCATGAAGAAAATATACAAAAAGTAGAAAAAGTTGCTAAATTTTTAGACATCAAATATCATATTTTAGACTTACAAGAAGACTTTAAAAATCAAGTTTATATGCCTTTTGTTAATACCTACAAAGAAGGAAAAACACCAAATCCTTGTGCTTTGTGTAATCGCTTTATCAAGCTTGGCAAGCTTTTGGAATTTGCTAAGAGTTTGGGTTGTGAAAAATTAGCCACAGGTCATTATGCAAGGATAGAAAATGGTTTGATTAAAACTGCAGTTGATGAGAGTAAGGATCAAAGCTATTTTTTAGCAAATGCAGATAAAGAGGCTTTGGAGTATTTGATTTTCCCTCTTGGAGAGATGAAAAAAGAAGATGTGAAAAAATTTGCTTTAACCATTGATGTTTTAAAGTCTTTTGCAATACAAAAGGAAAGTTCTGAAATTTGCTTTGTAGAAGACACTTATGTACAAGTTTTAGATCAGTTTATGGATACTAAAATTCCAGGCGTTGTTAGAGATAGTAGCGGTAAAGAAGTAGGAAAACACGAAGGTTATATGCACTATACCATAGGTAAAAGAAGAGGTTTTGAAGTGCGTGGGGCTCATGAGCCACATTTTGTATTAAAAATTGATCCTAAAAAAAATGAAATCATAGTAGGTAAAAAAGAAGAGCTTAAGATAAGTGAATTTAAGCTTGATAATATTAATTTATTTATCGATGCTAAAGAGTTAGATTGTGAAGTAAAAATACGCTATAGGTCAAGATCAACCCCGTGTAAAGTTTTGATTAATGAAGATAAGAGTGCAAAAATCATCTTACAAGAGCCTGTTTATGGGCTTGCTAGCGGGCAAATGGCAGTATTTTATGATAAAGATTTGGTTCTTGCTAGTGGATTTATAAATTAA
- a CDS encoding restriction endonuclease, translated as MSKISNQQGRNVQKSGVSGYTRTVGNDALGQLLSRVQACVISNGNELEKLLINRCSTIDNIDIFIEKVTRSEINQGTFLCTKKILKKTQDYKHVIKGIEPDMIIFIVSDYRLCKIIELKDGDTFDTKKVKGEKTNLVTFSEKFGAKIPFSTDYYVCCFNQNNKEIIREGMKNEFDLEHIMTGRELCQLLNIDYQEIINIRKNDMEENFNYFIEELLKIPEVLEKINQIIVASENK; from the coding sequence ATGAGTAAAATATCAAATCAACAAGGACGAAATGTTCAAAAAAGTGGAGTATCTGGATACACAAGAACTGTCGGAAATGATGCGCTAGGACAACTTCTTTCAAGAGTTCAAGCTTGTGTAATCTCTAATGGTAATGAGTTAGAAAAATTATTGATTAATAGATGTTCTACAATTGATAATATAGACATATTTATTGAAAAAGTTACAAGAAGCGAGATAAATCAAGGAACCTTTCTTTGTACTAAAAAAATTTTAAAAAAAACACAAGATTATAAACATGTAATAAAAGGTATTGAGCCAGATATGATAATTTTTATCGTTAGTGATTATAGATTGTGCAAGATAATAGAATTAAAAGATGGGGATACATTTGATACAAAAAAAGTGAAAGGTGAAAAAACTAATCTTGTAACATTTTCTGAAAAATTTGGAGCAAAAATACCATTTTCTACAGATTATTATGTTTGTTGTTTTAATCAAAACAACAAAGAAATTATTCGAGAAGGAATGAAAAATGAATTTGATTTAGAACATATTATGACCGGCAGAGAGCTCTGTCAATTGCTAAATATTGATTATCAAGAAATTATAAATATTCGAAAAAATGACATGGAAGAAAATTTCAATTATTTCATTGAAGAGCTTTTAAAAATACCAGAAGTTTTGGAAAAAATAAATCAAATAATAGTTGCTTCAGAAAATAAGTAG
- a CDS encoding phosphatidylglycerophosphatase A family protein yields MQKLFLTFFYSGSVNKAPGTFGTIAALVPAFFILRYLGIGTLILLAILLFLVSIKIIDQYEKQTGKHDDKHIVIDEVVGVFLALAICGQSVFTFLLSFVLFRFFDITKPSIIGKIDKKTKGGLGVMLDDVLAGIFAGLFSAVIYGILLKFDLLWFDISIMEIF; encoded by the coding sequence ATGCAAAAATTATTTTTAACTTTTTTTTATTCAGGTAGTGTTAATAAAGCTCCAGGAACTTTTGGCACAATAGCAGCACTAGTCCCTGCTTTTTTTATTTTAAGGTATTTGGGTATAGGAACTTTAATTTTACTTGCAATTTTACTTTTCTTAGTTTCTATAAAAATCATCGACCAATATGAAAAACAAACAGGCAAACACGATGACAAGCATATTGTAATAGACGAGGTTGTAGGAGTATTTTTAGCTTTGGCAATTTGTGGACAAAGTGTTTTTACTTTTTTACTTTCTTTTGTTTTATTTAGATTTTTTGATATCACAAAACCTTCTATTATAGGCAAAATTGACAAAAAAACCAAAGGCGGTTTAGGTGTAATGCTAGATGATGTTTTAGCAGGAATTTTCGCAGGATTATTTAGTGCTGTGATTTATGGAATTTTACTTAAATTTGATCTATTATGGTTTGATATAAGTATTATGGAGATATTTTAA
- a CDS encoding TIGR00730 family Rossman fold protein, translated as MKECIIEDIVYLKELEKIQKGITFFGSARLKEDNEYYILASKLAQKLADEGYSIISGGGGGIMQAANYGAIQSKASHLKSFGFNIHLPFEQKANDFLEYNITFKSLAIRKMALIQKSLAFVIFPGGFGTLDEFFEILTLKQLSFKKDVPIILVGQKFWHTLDEFIKTSLLELGTISKNDELKYSINDDLDEIIRTIKEKDENSCCNEWGCG; from the coding sequence ATGAAAGAATGTATCATTGAAGATATTGTTTATCTTAAAGAATTAGAAAAAATTCAAAAAGGCATAACTTTTTTTGGTTCTGCTCGGTTAAAAGAAGATAATGAGTATTATATTTTAGCTTCAAAACTAGCTCAAAAGTTAGCCGATGAGGGTTATAGTATTATTAGTGGTGGAGGTGGTGGCATTATGCAAGCTGCTAATTATGGAGCTATACAAAGTAAGGCCTCGCATTTAAAATCTTTTGGATTTAACATACATTTACCATTTGAGCAAAAAGCAAATGACTTTTTAGAGTATAATATTACTTTTAAGAGCTTAGCCATTCGCAAAATGGCTCTTATTCAAAAGAGTCTAGCTTTTGTGATTTTCCCAGGCGGCTTTGGGACATTAGATGAATTTTTTGAAATTCTTACTCTTAAACAACTTAGTTTTAAAAAAGATGTTCCTATTATTTTAGTTGGGCAAAAATTTTGGCATACTCTTGATGAATTTATCAAAACTTCTTTACTAGAACTTGGAACTATATCTAAAAATGATGAGTTGAAGTATAGTATAAATGATGATTTAGATGAAATTATAAGAACGATAAAGGAAAAAGATGAAAATTCTTGTTGCAATGAGTGGGGGTGTGGATAG
- a CDS encoding sulfate adenylyltransferase, protein MALQRKNSIVISEEEYEVLCFIKEGIFGFFTKLMNQKERDEVLATGMIHNQKIPYTLTFAPASTKENNTILESAKVGDKIDFICNDKTIGHIILESKFENDKNSNDIFRPNACLIQDFGETCISGEFEIYHNHIKAIKEDFEKIKKRLNPSNITAIVSSFDPFHRAHERILRWAIEQSDLVIIFLIESYENNGLSLKLKKRCFDIFAQNYLPSSRVLLIPLHNIKIFASHLNPVLECALAKSFDCNKLFVGQNHAGLGMFFNQNRAFTVLDDFAKDYNIEVTILPEFVFCDKCKMIVSTKSCPHGAHHHMKYHGDSLKNLLRLGIIPPAVFIRREISALILSELFPNRFHNKQNIYSNLFPTHGILEYRSDKEFYEQLIKLHQMSYMV, encoded by the coding sequence ATGGCATTACAAAGAAAAAATAGTATTGTAATCTCAGAAGAAGAATACGAAGTTTTATGCTTTATCAAAGAAGGAATTTTTGGTTTTTTTACTAAGTTAATGAATCAAAAAGAAAGAGATGAAGTCCTAGCTACAGGAATGATTCATAATCAAAAAATTCCTTATACTCTAACCTTTGCACCCGCTAGCACAAAAGAAAATAACACAATTTTAGAAAGTGCAAAAGTGGGCGACAAAATAGACTTTATCTGCAATGATAAAACCATAGGACATATCATTTTAGAAAGTAAATTTGAAAATGATAAAAATAGTAATGATATTTTTAGGCCTAATGCTTGTTTGATTCAAGACTTTGGGGAAACTTGCATTAGTGGAGAATTTGAAATTTATCATAATCATATCAAAGCTATTAAAGAAGATTTTGAAAAAATTAAAAAAAGACTCAATCCTTCTAATATCACAGCTATTGTCTCAAGTTTTGATCCTTTTCATAGAGCCCATGAGAGAATTTTAAGATGGGCTATAGAACAATCTGATCTAGTGATTATCTTCCTCATAGAATCTTATGAAAACAATGGCTTAAGCTTAAAACTTAAAAAGCGTTGCTTTGATATTTTTGCGCAAAATTATCTACCATCTTCTAGGGTTTTACTCATACCTTTACATAATATCAAAATTTTTGCCTCACATTTAAATCCGGTACTTGAATGTGCTTTGGCTAAAAGTTTTGATTGTAATAAACTTTTCGTAGGACAAAATCACGCAGGACTTGGAATGTTTTTTAATCAAAACAGAGCCTTTACTGTGCTTGATGACTTTGCAAAAGATTACAATATAGAAGTAACCATACTTCCTGAGTTCGTATTTTGTGATAAATGCAAAATGATAGTAAGCACCAAATCATGCCCACATGGTGCCCATCATCACATGAAATACCATGGAGATTCTTTAAAAAATTTACTTAGACTTGGTATCATTCCACCAGCAGTTTTTATAAGAAGAGAAATTTCAGCTTTGATTTTATCTGAGCTTTTCCCTAATCGCTTTCATAATAAACAAAATATCTATAGCAATCTTTTCCCTACGCATGGTATTTTAGAGTATCGAAGCGATAAAGAATTTTACGAACAACTTATAAAACTTCATCAAATGTCTTATATGGTGTGA
- the fliY gene encoding flagellar motor switch protein FliY → MINDFLGIFVNECVSTIEGLTGKSAEFSEYYEYDVNSQDSMTPPLVSATFSVNSEMKIKILASAVLMSAIGEWMMGEEEISKNSELNEDEMDAAKEAIQNIISAFSTTLGAQKEIPKMEFSLESCEFVAGSLELGSFHKLYLYNVKIADLEEKISLVFDEKIYKILTKTDLEEIVATSEDHVQDHKSLANVEELRNIGLIMDVRLPIRVRIGSKKMLLKDVLTMDIGSVIELDQLANDPLEILIGDKKIAYGEVVIVDGNFGVQITEIGSKKERLEQLR, encoded by the coding sequence ATGATCAATGATTTTTTAGGCATATTCGTCAATGAATGTGTAAGTACAATAGAGGGTTTAACAGGAAAAAGTGCTGAATTTAGTGAGTATTATGAGTATGATGTAAATTCTCAAGATTCTATGACTCCACCGCTAGTTAGTGCTACTTTTAGTGTTAATAGTGAAATGAAAATTAAAATCTTAGCAAGTGCGGTTTTGATGAGTGCAATTGGCGAGTGGATGATGGGAGAAGAAGAAATCTCTAAAAATAGCGAGCTAAATGAAGACGAAATGGACGCAGCTAAAGAAGCTATACAAAATATCATCTCAGCATTTTCTACAACATTGGGTGCACAAAAAGAAATTCCAAAAATGGAATTTAGTTTAGAAAGTTGTGAATTTGTCGCAGGTTCTTTAGAACTTGGCAGTTTTCATAAATTATACTTGTATAATGTCAAAATAGCTGACTTAGAAGAAAAAATTTCTTTAGTTTTTGATGAAAAAATTTATAAAATTTTAACCAAAACTGATTTAGAAGAAATTGTCGCAACAAGCGAAGATCATGTGCAAGATCACAAATCTTTAGCAAATGTTGAAGAATTAAGAAATATTGGTTTGATTATGGATGTACGCCTGCCTATAAGGGTGCGTATAGGTAGTAAAAAAATGCTTTTAAAAGATGTTTTGACTATGGATATAGGCTCAGTAATTGAGCTTGATCAACTAGCAAATGATCCTTTAGAAATTTTAATAGGCGATAAAAAAATTGCTTATGGAGAAGTGGTTATTGTAGATGGAAACTTTGGGGTTCAAATTACTGAGATTGGCTCTAAAAAAGAAAGATTAGAACAACTAAGATGA
- a CDS encoding DNA methyltransferase, with protein MSYKAIMNKKNKMNGLKLLKLIDKESIKVVFFDPQYRGVLDKLSYGNEGKSRGRERSELPQMTKEIILTFINQIEKILKPNGYLFLWVDKFHLFECKDWIGNFKSIEIVDMITWDKQKIGMGYRSRRRCEYLIIIQKSPRKAKTTWNIHNIPDVWGEKINNKIHTHSKPVELQKQLILATTQEEDIVVDPASGGYSVLRACEETNRKFLGCDLKFGDLYE; from the coding sequence ATGTCATACAAAGCTATTATGAATAAAAAAAATAAAATGAATGGCTTAAAATTATTAAAATTAATTGACAAAGAAAGTATAAAAGTGGTTTTTTTTGACCCACAATATAGAGGTGTTTTAGACAAACTTTCTTATGGCAATGAAGGAAAAAGTAGAGGTAGGGAACGTTCCGAACTACCTCAAATGACAAAAGAAATTATATTAACTTTTATTAACCAAATAGAAAAAATTTTAAAACCTAATGGATATTTATTTCTATGGGTAGATAAATTTCATTTGTTCGAATGTAAAGATTGGATAGGTAATTTTAAATCTATTGAAATAGTAGATATGATAACTTGGGACAAACAAAAAATTGGTATGGGATACCGCTCTAGAAGAAGATGTGAATATCTAATTATAATTCAAAAAAGTCCAAGAAAAGCTAAAACCACTTGGAATATTCATAATATTCCAGATGTTTGGGGTGAAAAGATAAATAACAAAATTCATACACACTCAAAGCCGGTAGAGCTTCAAAAACAACTAATCTTAGCAACGACACAAGAAGAAGATATTGTTGTTGATCCTGCTAGCGGAGGCTACTCTGTTTTAAGAGCTTGCGAAGAAACCAATCGAAAATTTCTAGGATGTGATTTAAAATTTGGAGACTTATATGAGTAA